The Peribacillus sp. FSL E2-0218 genome contains a region encoding:
- a CDS encoding NUDIX hydrolase encodes MEPKWLEWAKQLQSIAQAGLAYSKDVYDLERFEALRNISIEILSQQTELDMAVIKDLFANETGYATPKVDIRAAVFKDNKILMVREKTDDRWALPGGWADIGYTPGEVAVKEVKEESGFDVKAVRLLGVLDKKCHPHPPSPYHVYKIFIQCEVIGGQPREGVETSAVGFFAENALPVLSIERNTQAQIDMAFKSVRKPDRPIYFD; translated from the coding sequence ATGGAACCGAAATGGCTTGAATGGGCGAAACAGCTTCAATCGATTGCCCAGGCGGGATTAGCGTATTCAAAAGATGTTTATGATTTGGAGAGATTCGAAGCATTAAGAAATATAAGCATTGAAATATTGTCGCAGCAAACGGAATTGGATATGGCCGTAATAAAGGATCTGTTCGCAAACGAAACGGGTTATGCAACTCCAAAAGTGGACATCAGGGCTGCGGTCTTCAAGGATAATAAAATATTAATGGTAAGGGAAAAAACCGATGATCGTTGGGCATTACCGGGTGGTTGGGCTGATATCGGGTATACTCCGGGTGAAGTCGCAGTTAAGGAAGTGAAAGAAGAATCAGGATTTGATGTAAAAGCCGTTAGGCTGCTGGGGGTCCTTGATAAGAAGTGCCATCCGCATCCGCCCTCTCCTTATCACGTTTATAAAATATTCATTCAATGTGAAGTGATTGGCGGTCAGCCACGGGAGGGTGTGGAAACAAGCGCAGTCGGTTTTTTTGCTGAAAATGCACTACCGGTGTTATCCATAGAGCGGAATACACAAGCACAAATCGATATGGCTTTTAAGAGTGTAAGGAAACCAGATCGACCCATCTACTTTGATTAA
- a CDS encoding PadR family transcriptional regulator, translated as MSKQGRDIQANWLKYFIIRLIISLNRHIILIYHGYMRKGWVELSIEQSILAVLSFWPSTGYNIKAEFEHKAAGLYWGMSYGSIYPKLKKLEEEGLVHPIEQEEGGRKKKLYELTAKGWQEFENWLQLPPAYPIIRDELLMKMSTWHEDMESSILISHLLKRKEKTEDLLGFVKDWPTNGISYISDVGMLSIRYSELRLEAELKWIEESIHALENNHLPKGQDPNGNTEKLLARRRGQSVKGK; from the coding sequence TTGAGTAAACAAGGCAGGGATATACAAGCGAATTGGTTGAAATATTTTATTATACGGTTGATTATCTCTCTAAATAGACATATCATATTGATATATCATGGTTATATGAGGAAAGGGTGGGTTGAGTTGTCAATTGAGCAATCGATTCTTGCTGTATTAAGCTTTTGGCCCAGCACAGGATACAATATTAAAGCAGAATTTGAGCATAAAGCTGCCGGCCTATACTGGGGAATGAGTTATGGGAGTATTTATCCGAAATTAAAGAAGTTAGAAGAAGAAGGGCTTGTTCATCCCATTGAACAAGAAGAAGGGGGACGAAAAAAGAAACTTTATGAACTTACCGCAAAAGGGTGGCAGGAGTTTGAAAACTGGCTGCAGCTCCCGCCTGCCTATCCCATTATAAGAGATGAATTGTTAATGAAGATGTCCACTTGGCATGAAGATATGGAAAGCTCAATATTAATCAGTCATCTCCTAAAAAGAAAAGAGAAGACCGAAGATTTGCTTGGATTTGTAAAAGATTGGCCCACTAATGGTATTTCTTACATCAGTGATGTTGGCATGTTGTCCATTCGCTATTCTGAATTACGGCTTGAGGCTGAGTTAAAGTGGATAGAAGAATCCATACATGCATTGGAAAATAATCACCTTCCAAAAGGTCAGGATCCAAATGGAAACACTGAAAAACTGCTAGCAAGACGAAGAGGCCAAAGCGTAAAGGGGAAGTAA
- a CDS encoding NIPSNAP family protein encodes MVTCYLKYVIDAYKATEFEEYGKMWIRLVNKLGGSHQGYFLPHEGANNIAYALFTFPSLAAYEEYRVKMGLDAECQAAFKYAEETKCIISYERSFMRPVFE; translated from the coding sequence TTGGTTACATGCTATCTGAAATACGTGATCGACGCATACAAAGCAACTGAGTTCGAAGAGTACGGTAAGATGTGGATCCGCTTGGTGAATAAACTAGGCGGTTCACATCAAGGTTATTTCCTTCCGCATGAGGGTGCCAATAATATTGCTTATGCATTATTCACTTTTCCGAGTCTAGCGGCCTATGAAGAATACCGGGTAAAAATGGGCTTGGATGCAGAGTGTCAAGCGGCATTTAAATACGCAGAGGAAACGAAGTGCATCATTAGCTATGAGAGAAGCTTCATGCGCCCTGTATTCGAATGA
- a CDS encoding M56 family metallopeptidase: MWKKKSYFVVSLSLLIACAVWSQMGAFLVHILFGVNIKANFFKFCFSLFKEGTVYYFAVITLLNIVIAHSVLNTIFKIAEQFLLSRKLIQKLSVAKNDEKTTSMNEKFKHVNNKILVVNTDEPLAFTVGFRHPFIVFSTGLLALLDVDELEAVVEHESFHQKYYHPLVIFILQLISQALWFVPLTKWCYKNYKIMSELLADEHAINKMGTELSISAALLKLIKYCCADNTAPVRVHFSNEAVNYRLMQLVDPHETIPLRADFTTIFVSIYVLLILLGMTIVIV; the protein is encoded by the coding sequence ATGTGGAAGAAAAAGTCTTACTTCGTCGTAAGCCTGAGCCTTTTAATCGCCTGTGCAGTTTGGAGCCAAATGGGCGCGTTTTTGGTGCATATCCTTTTTGGGGTGAATATTAAAGCAAATTTCTTTAAATTTTGCTTTAGTCTATTCAAGGAAGGGACAGTATACTATTTTGCTGTCATCACCTTGCTCAATATTGTAATTGCCCACAGTGTTTTGAACACGATATTCAAAATTGCAGAGCAGTTTCTCCTATCGAGGAAGCTTATACAAAAGCTATCCGTCGCCAAAAACGATGAAAAGACAACGTCGATGAATGAGAAATTCAAACACGTCAACAACAAAATCTTAGTGGTGAACACAGATGAACCTCTTGCCTTTACGGTTGGATTCAGACATCCGTTCATTGTTTTCAGTACCGGTTTATTGGCATTATTGGACGTTGACGAGCTAGAAGCGGTGGTGGAACACGAATCCTTTCACCAAAAATATTATCACCCATTAGTAATCTTTATCCTGCAGTTGATTTCTCAAGCATTATGGTTCGTCCCACTGACAAAATGGTGTTATAAGAATTACAAAATAATGAGTGAATTATTAGCTGATGAACATGCGATAAATAAAATGGGGACAGAATTAAGCATAAGTGCAGCATTGTTGAAGTTAATCAAATATTGCTGCGCTGATAATACCGCTCCTGTCCGTGTTCACTTTTCCAATGAAGCAGTCAATTATCGGCTCATGCAACTAGTCGATCCGCATGAAACCATTCCATTGAGGGCTGATTTCACTACGATTTTTGTATCTATATATGTTTTGCTTATACTGTTGGGTATGACGATAGTGATTGTCTGA
- a CDS encoding histidine phosphatase family protein, with translation MQLLLIRHGESEDDFLEEDHQGTTDLPLTSNGIEQVKKMCRRVSVEFPPDFVWSSTLLRASETAEMLSDTIKCPVSFLDDLRERQEAESEVDFTMRAQRVLSVIKENRANYKRIAVISHGGMITNLIARFLQVPHEMNDIWFVSNNTGIHLLEYTEHPYKLIRFINSTSHLD, from the coding sequence TTGCAGCTATTATTAATTAGACATGGTGAGTCAGAAGACGATTTCCTTGAAGAAGATCATCAAGGAACGACAGATTTACCCTTAACCTCCAATGGAATTGAACAAGTGAAAAAAATGTGCAGACGCGTATCTGTTGAGTTTCCACCCGATTTCGTATGGTCAAGTACCTTGCTTCGTGCTAGTGAGACTGCAGAAATGTTATCCGATACCATTAAATGTCCGGTGTCATTTCTGGACGATTTAAGAGAAAGGCAAGAGGCGGAGAGTGAAGTTGATTTCACAATGCGGGCTCAACGTGTCTTATCCGTTATTAAAGAGAACCGTGCAAACTATAAAAGGATTGCTGTCATTTCCCACGGAGGAATGATAACAAACTTGATTGCAAGGTTTCTGCAAGTACCACACGAAATGAATGATATATGGTTCGTTTCCAATAATACAGGCATACATCTTCTTGAATATACGGAACATCCATATAAGCTTATAAGGTTTATAAACAGTACCAGTCATCTGGATTAA
- a CDS encoding MFS transporter: protein MKAGVFEPLKFRPFRSLFGAQLFSDLGNWLDFIALQVIVAYHWGLDETAIAAVIITLGLPWVIIGPFASVFVDRLPKKQMMIICLFLRITFVGGMFLAPNLSMLLIFVFLKGTVSAIYDPARQSVIRFTVPDDFLPEAVTLSQLSVNSMKIIGPALGGGLIFLFGTKSPFLFEAAGFFIAILFLLTLPNMDEKEHLAENKKRDDGHYWKELLEGIKHISHTPILKSSVILSSVAFFIIFLYDGLFVFIAQNLGFTKGNFGLLISAVGLGSVAGSLLMGSWTHWKRKPIHLMSIAFLFSGSLIIIMGLGGMEIVQLPVLAWVIGAFFLGFMGSGESVPYGFILQSETPKQMMGRVSAASTSVQTFSMLIAPALGSLLAKWLGVSFVLMGAGGATCLLGAFVLIFIVRRISVQKEIREERFQA, encoded by the coding sequence ATGAAAGCTGGGGTATTTGAGCCTTTGAAATTTCGTCCATTTCGATCATTATTCGGAGCTCAGCTATTTTCGGATCTGGGTAACTGGCTTGATTTTATTGCTTTACAAGTCATTGTTGCTTATCATTGGGGGCTGGATGAAACAGCCATCGCCGCAGTGATCATTACATTGGGGCTTCCTTGGGTCATAATAGGTCCCTTTGCAAGTGTATTTGTCGATCGCCTACCCAAAAAGCAAATGATGATCATTTGTTTGTTTTTAAGAATCACGTTTGTCGGAGGGATGTTTCTTGCCCCTAACCTTTCTATGCTTTTAATATTTGTATTCTTGAAAGGAACGGTCTCGGCCATTTACGATCCTGCGAGACAAAGTGTGATTAGGTTTACGGTACCTGACGACTTTCTTCCTGAGGCGGTAACACTTAGCCAGCTTTCCGTTAATTCGATGAAAATCATTGGTCCTGCATTAGGGGGAGGCCTCATATTTTTGTTTGGAACAAAAAGTCCATTTTTATTTGAAGCTGCAGGTTTTTTCATCGCCATTTTGTTTTTATTAACTCTTCCCAACATGGATGAAAAAGAACATCTTGCTGAAAATAAAAAAAGGGATGACGGACATTATTGGAAAGAACTATTGGAGGGCATTAAGCACATTTCACATACCCCAATATTAAAAAGCTCAGTTATCCTCTCCTCTGTAGCATTTTTTATCATTTTCCTGTACGACGGACTGTTTGTATTTATTGCGCAAAATCTAGGTTTCACGAAAGGGAATTTTGGATTGCTGATCAGTGCTGTAGGTTTAGGAAGTGTGGCAGGCTCTTTATTAATGGGCAGCTGGACTCATTGGAAAAGAAAACCGATTCATTTGATGTCAATTGCATTTCTTTTTAGCGGATCATTAATCATCATAATGGGCCTTGGTGGTATGGAAATTGTACAGCTTCCCGTTTTAGCCTGGGTGATTGGCGCATTCTTCCTTGGTTTCATGGGTTCAGGTGAGTCTGTCCCCTATGGATTTATTTTACAATCGGAGACACCTAAGCAAATGATGGGAAGAGTCTCAGCTGCGTCCACCTCAGTACAAACCTTCTCCATGCTTATTGCCCCTGCTTTGGGATCACTTCTCGCCAAGTGGCTCGGAGTTTCTTTTGTCTTGATGGGAGCAGGAGGGGCAACCTGCTTATTGGGAGCTTTTGTCCTCATCTTTATCGTGAGAAGAATCAGCGTTCAAAAAGAAATTCGCGAAGAACGATTCCAGGCTTAA
- a CDS encoding alkene reductase, producing the protein MNQLLTKIFEPVTIGAWSLRTRTAMAPMTRSFAENETGVVNDLIVEYYRKRAQDGIGLIITEGVVISPRAKGNPGVPGLYTQEQIDGWKKVTEAVHAEGGTIIAQIWHVGRASHHEIAGGLPPQAPSPIAAEGKVSRFGKPFDVPEEMTENDIAQVVNQYKQAARNAIEAGFDGVEIHGAHGYLIDQFNSDTSNKRTDRYGGDLKERLTFMKEVLNAIIDEVGADRTLIRFSAFKIDQPTYMWEDPEEAIKIFIKAFKETGVKMIHPSTMEFTKPIAKGATLHELVRRHWDGVIVGVGGFDPKTAEAALERGIIDVAAIGRPLIANPDYLTKIKQDEELVEYEAKQHLAQLV; encoded by the coding sequence ATGAATCAATTACTGACCAAAATTTTTGAGCCTGTAACGATTGGTGCTTGGAGTTTAAGAACAAGAACAGCGATGGCTCCCATGACACGGTCGTTTGCCGAAAACGAAACGGGTGTTGTGAATGACCTAATCGTAGAATATTACAGAAAGCGCGCCCAAGATGGCATCGGGCTCATCATTACAGAAGGTGTAGTGATATCACCAAGGGCAAAGGGAAATCCTGGTGTTCCTGGGCTGTATACGCAAGAGCAAATCGATGGATGGAAAAAGGTGACGGAAGCTGTGCACGCTGAAGGCGGAACGATCATTGCGCAAATTTGGCATGTCGGCCGTGCAAGCCACCATGAAATTGCTGGAGGGCTTCCTCCGCAGGCCCCATCGCCCATCGCTGCCGAAGGAAAAGTTTCACGATTCGGAAAGCCATTCGATGTACCTGAGGAAATGACTGAAAATGATATTGCACAAGTAGTGAACCAATACAAACAAGCGGCAAGAAATGCAATCGAAGCTGGCTTTGACGGCGTTGAGATCCATGGTGCGCATGGCTATTTAATCGACCAGTTTAATTCCGACACGTCCAATAAAAGAACCGACCGGTATGGCGGTGATTTAAAAGAGCGCCTGACTTTCATGAAGGAAGTGCTGAATGCAATCATCGATGAAGTAGGAGCGGACCGGACCCTTATCCGTTTTTCCGCTTTTAAAATAGATCAGCCAACATATATGTGGGAAGATCCAGAGGAAGCAATAAAAATATTTATTAAAGCATTTAAAGAAACGGGAGTCAAAATGATTCATCCGTCCACGATGGAATTCACCAAACCGATTGCCAAAGGAGCGACTTTGCATGAATTGGTGCGCAGACACTGGGATGGAGTGATAGTGGGTGTCGGTGGATTTGATCCTAAAACAGCGGAAGCCGCTTTGGAAAGAGGAATCATCGATGTTGCGGCAATAGGCCGTCCGCTCATCGCCAACCCTGATTACCTGACAAAGATCAAGCAGGATGAAGAACTTGTTGAGTACGAAGCAAAGCAACATTTAGCTCAATTGGTCTAA
- a CDS encoding alpha/beta hydrolase, with product MWKRRMIETARGKFEVFVQGEGEPVCITHLYSEFNDLGYYFADAFVDDFEVYLVNLKGAGSSTKPAMETEMSMKESVRDLEGIREALDLEQWGFAGHSTGGMLGLVYATSFPDSLSKVMVGGATATNKYLEHEGSIYSPSSPLNERWKEIFSILASSAQTIDKKRAARREWTDLSLYNKGNREQYFQKPSSGKIVQKRLDYFSFNDLPHFDIQDELTEVGIPAIVYCGRHDAQCPPIFSEDIDARLKNSKLYIFEESNHFPYLEENDRFIAMISDFRRMK from the coding sequence ATGTGGAAGCGTCGAATGATTGAAACGGCACGCGGTAAGTTCGAGGTATTTGTTCAAGGCGAAGGTGAACCAGTTTGCATCACTCATTTATATAGCGAATTCAATGATCTTGGTTACTATTTTGCTGATGCATTTGTAGATGATTTCGAAGTGTATCTTGTGAATTTGAAGGGGGCAGGAAGCTCTACCAAACCGGCGATGGAAACAGAAATGAGCATGAAAGAATCTGTAAGGGATTTAGAAGGAATTAGGGAAGCATTGGATTTGGAGCAATGGGGTTTTGCTGGGCATTCAACTGGGGGCATGCTCGGTTTGGTCTATGCAACCAGCTTTCCTGATTCCCTCTCCAAGGTAATGGTTGGAGGAGCGACCGCTACAAACAAATATTTGGAGCATGAAGGAAGTATCTACAGCCCAAGCAGTCCGCTTAATGAGAGGTGGAAAGAGATATTCTCTATTTTGGCATCTTCCGCACAAACGATCGATAAAAAAAGAGCCGCCAGAAGAGAATGGACGGATCTGTCACTATACAATAAAGGGAACCGAGAACAATATTTCCAAAAACCTTCCAGCGGAAAGATAGTTCAAAAGAGGTTAGATTACTTTTCCTTTAATGACTTGCCTCATTTTGATATACAAGACGAACTAACTGAGGTTGGTATTCCTGCTATCGTTTATTGTGGCCGGCATGATGCACAATGCCCTCCCATTTTCTCTGAAGACATCGATGCCCGATTGAAGAATTCGAAACTTTATATTTTTGAAGAAAGCAACCACTTTCCTTATCTCGAAGAAAATGATAGGTTTATCGCCATGATATCGGACTTTAGGAGAATGAAATGA
- a CDS encoding malate:quinone oxidoreductase, with translation MSNRETKTDVILIGAGIMSATLGTLLKELVPAWDIKVFEKLESAGEESSNEWNNAGTGHAALCELNYTTERPDGSIDISKAIKINEQFQLSTQFWSYLVNRKLIKNPEDFIMPLPHMSMVQGDKDITFLKKRFEALSNNPLFKGMEFSEDPAKLMEWIPLIMQDRQSKEAIAATKIDTGTDVNFGALTNMLFDHLKTKNVDIKYKHSVDNMKRTDDGSWELKVRNVDNGNVEHHTAKFVFIGGGGGSLHLLQKSGIPEGKHIGGFPVSGIFMVCNNPEVVAQHNAKVYGKAKVGAPPMSVPHLDTRFIDNKKSLLFGPFAGFSPKFLKTGSMLDLVTSVKPNNLLTMLAAGAKEMSLTKYLIQQVMLSKEQRMEELKEFIPNAKSEDWDLVVAGQRVQVIKDTAEGGKGTLQFGTEVVSAADGSIAALLGASPGASTAVHVMLEVFKKCFPQHIEEWEPKLKEMIPSYGMSLMDNPELLNEVHSSTAEALGLSKKKELAYS, from the coding sequence ATGAGCAACAGAGAAACTAAAACAGACGTCATCTTAATTGGCGCCGGAATCATGAGTGCCACTTTGGGGACACTTCTGAAAGAATTAGTACCGGCATGGGATATCAAAGTGTTTGAGAAGCTTGAAAGCGCGGGAGAGGAAAGCTCTAACGAGTGGAACAATGCGGGAACGGGGCACGCAGCCCTGTGTGAGCTAAACTACACAACTGAAAGACCGGACGGATCTATAGATATTAGCAAAGCCATTAAAATCAATGAACAATTTCAGCTTTCAACCCAGTTTTGGTCGTATCTTGTTAACCGGAAGCTGATAAAAAATCCAGAGGACTTTATCATGCCATTGCCACATATGAGTATGGTACAAGGAGATAAAGATATAACGTTCTTAAAGAAACGTTTTGAAGCATTATCAAACAATCCATTGTTCAAAGGAATGGAATTTTCCGAAGACCCAGCAAAGCTGATGGAATGGATTCCGCTTATCATGCAAGATCGTCAATCGAAAGAAGCGATAGCGGCAACGAAGATCGACACTGGAACGGATGTCAACTTTGGCGCTTTGACGAATATGCTGTTCGATCACTTAAAGACGAAAAACGTCGATATCAAATATAAACATAGTGTGGATAATATGAAACGGACTGACGATGGCTCATGGGAATTAAAAGTGCGTAATGTCGATAACGGCAACGTCGAACACCATACGGCCAAGTTCGTCTTTATCGGCGGCGGGGGCGGAAGCCTGCATTTACTGCAAAAATCCGGCATTCCTGAAGGAAAACACATCGGCGGATTCCCGGTAAGCGGCATTTTCATGGTTTGCAATAATCCAGAAGTTGTTGCACAGCATAATGCAAAAGTTTACGGAAAAGCTAAGGTCGGTGCTCCGCCAATGTCTGTTCCGCATCTGGATACACGCTTTATCGACAATAAAAAATCGTTGCTATTTGGACCATTTGCCGGCTTCTCTCCGAAGTTCCTAAAAACAGGTTCCATGCTCGATTTAGTCACATCGGTTAAACCAAATAATCTTTTAACCATGCTGGCAGCAGGCGCAAAAGAAATGTCATTGACAAAATACCTGATCCAGCAAGTCATGTTATCGAAAGAACAGCGCATGGAAGAGTTAAAAGAATTCATTCCGAATGCCAAAAGCGAGGATTGGGATTTAGTGGTCGCTGGACAACGTGTGCAGGTCATCAAAGACACTGCTGAAGGCGGCAAAGGGACGCTTCAATTCGGTACGGAGGTCGTTAGTGCCGCTGATGGATCGATTGCAGCATTATTGGGAGCTTCTCCAGGTGCTTCCACTGCCGTGCACGTCATGCTTGAGGTATTCAAAAAATGCTTCCCGCAACATATCGAAGAGTGGGAGCCAAAACTAAAAGAAATGATTCCTTCTTATGGAATGTCACTTATGGATAATCCAGAGCTTCTGAATGAGGTTCATTCTTCAACAGCCGAGGCGCTTGGACTAAGCAAAAAAAAAGAATTAGCTTATAGTTAA
- a CDS encoding topology modulation protein — protein sequence MERIMIMGVSAGVGKSTFARRLGDMLDMDVHHLDTFYWRPDWVEAPLEDFLAAQQEVLTQDQWIMEGNYSHSIDLRLKHADTIFYLELPLHVCLYRVLKRRLINSGKTRPDMCEGCEEKLDWPFLKFIITTYHSRKKSMKNRFAEIRRNEPDKVIVILDSKQKIEGYFLNGRNEQT from the coding sequence ATGGAACGGATCATGATAATGGGTGTATCCGCGGGTGTCGGTAAATCCACTTTTGCAAGAAGGCTTGGGGACATGTTGGATATGGATGTCCATCATTTGGATACATTTTACTGGAGACCTGATTGGGTCGAGGCTCCGCTAGAGGATTTCTTAGCTGCCCAGCAGGAAGTATTGACTCAAGATCAGTGGATCATGGAAGGCAACTATAGTCATTCCATCGATTTACGCTTGAAGCATGCCGACACGATTTTTTATTTAGAACTCCCCCTACACGTGTGCCTGTATCGTGTTTTAAAGCGCCGCTTGATCAATAGTGGAAAAACAAGACCTGATATGTGTGAAGGGTGTGAAGAAAAACTGGACTGGCCGTTCCTTAAATTCATCATTACAACCTACCATTCTCGCAAGAAAAGCATGAAAAACAGATTTGCTGAGATTCGAAGGAATGAGCCTGACAAGGTCATCGTCATCTTGGACAGCAAGCAAAAAATTGAAGGATATTTTTTAAATGGAAGGAATGAGCAAACATGA
- a CDS encoding DoxX family protein has translation MNKQEIGTFLLRVMLGATFFMHGLSKFQGGLDNISGWFQSIGIPGFMAYVVATIELAGGLALIAGLGTRVISVLLVFIMAGAIIYVKLPAGFMGNEEGAGFEMDLVLMVIALHLVLNGSRLMSLDSKLPTYKKGQDSKSIAS, from the coding sequence ATGAATAAACAAGAAATCGGTACGTTTTTATTAAGAGTAATGCTGGGTGCTACTTTTTTTATGCATGGTCTGTCAAAATTCCAAGGTGGATTGGATAACATCTCAGGATGGTTTCAAAGTATCGGCATTCCGGGATTTATGGCTTATGTAGTTGCTACAATTGAATTGGCTGGGGGGTTAGCTTTAATTGCAGGGCTTGGCACAAGAGTAATCTCTGTTCTCCTTGTTTTCATCATGGCGGGTGCAATTATTTATGTGAAACTTCCGGCAGGTTTTATGGGGAATGAGGAAGGGGCGGGATTCGAAATGGACCTTGTCCTCATGGTGATTGCCCTTCACTTAGTCTTGAATGGAAGCCGATTGATGTCATTGGACTCTAAATTACCTACCTATAAAAAAGGACAAGATTCTAAATCCATTGCTAGTTAA
- a CDS encoding BlaI/MecI/CopY family transcriptional regulator, translated as MDIKNFKYDEVGLNRFFGPLEASIMECLWQKNELSIKAVQQCLEKDKPLNFNTVMTVMNRLVEKGVLEKRSEGRLSLFHPVQSKEEFLEEQSKKLTENLLDEFGGAVISHMLDAMEDADPSLIEKLERKIQSLKKGKL; from the coding sequence ATGGATATTAAAAATTTTAAATATGACGAAGTTGGCCTGAATCGTTTTTTCGGACCATTGGAAGCGAGTATAATGGAATGTTTATGGCAGAAGAATGAGCTTAGTATTAAAGCGGTCCAGCAGTGCTTGGAGAAAGACAAGCCCCTCAATTTCAATACTGTGATGACAGTCATGAACCGGCTGGTTGAAAAAGGGGTTCTTGAAAAGAGGTCTGAAGGAAGGCTTTCATTATTTCATCCTGTGCAGTCAAAGGAAGAGTTTTTAGAAGAGCAGTCAAAGAAGCTGACCGAAAATTTACTTGATGAATTTGGAGGGGCGGTCATAAGCCATATGCTTGATGCCATGGAAGACGCCGATCCAAGTCTAATTGAAAAATTGGAACGGAAGATTCAATCTTTAAAAAAGGGTAAATTATGA